A single Besnoitia besnoiti strain Bb-Ger1 chromosome Unknown contig00050, whole genome shotgun sequence DNA region contains:
- a CDS encoding uncharacterized protein (encoded by transcript BESB_064020), producing MSAHYSLVIEQDSFVPYLPYYLIGLIFLQTAFGLIELSHPDNSIPVNRFVTPLHIVPEWYFLAYYAVLKVIPSKTGGLLVFMSSLINLALLSEIRALNTRMLIRQHFMTRNVVSGWVIIWVYSMIFLIIIGSAIPQATYILYGRLATIVYLTTGLVLCLY from the exons atgtcggctcattactcccttgttattgaacaagattca tttgttccctatctaccatattatctaattggtttaattttcttacaaacggcttttggtttgattgaattatcgcacccagataactccataccagtgaaccggtttgtaactccgcttcatatcgtacctgaatggtactttttagcatattatgcggtgttaaaagtaatcccatccaaaaccggtggtttgttagtatttatgtcctctctcattaacttagctcttttatctgaaattcgagctttgaatactcgaatgttgatacgacaacattttatgactcgaaatgtagtcagtggatgggtaattatttgggtatacagtatgatcttcttgattattattggtagtgctattccacaagcgacttatatcttatatggtagattagctactatcgtatatcttactaccggattggttctatgcttatactaa